A stretch of the Parabacteroides timonensis genome encodes the following:
- the mazG gene encoding nucleoside triphosphate pyrophosphohydrolase gives MATRQEKMEAFGQLLDILDELRVKCPWDKKQTNESLRTNTIEETYELCEAIMQNDNNNIKKELGDLLLHVVFYAKIGEEKEAFDIKDVCDSLCQKLIYRHPHVFGDASADTAKKVEQSWEQLKLKEKGGNKTVLEGVPASLPSVVKAHRIQDKARNVGFDWEQRDQVWDKVHEEFTELKEEIDKMDADKMEGEFGDLFFSLINAARLYKINPDNALERTNQKFIRRFNYLEDHTIKEGRSLKDMPLEEMDKIWNEAKSKGL, from the coding sequence ATGGCAACAAGACAAGAAAAAATGGAAGCCTTCGGGCAACTGCTAGACATCCTGGACGAGCTCCGGGTAAAATGCCCCTGGGATAAAAAGCAAACAAACGAAAGCCTTCGCACGAACACCATCGAAGAGACTTACGAATTATGTGAGGCAATCATGCAAAATGACAACAACAACATCAAGAAAGAATTAGGGGACTTGCTTCTGCATGTCGTCTTTTACGCTAAAATCGGTGAAGAAAAAGAAGCCTTCGATATTAAAGATGTATGCGACAGCCTCTGCCAGAAACTGATTTACCGTCATCCGCATGTATTCGGCGATGCATCTGCCGATACGGCTAAAAAGGTAGAACAGAGTTGGGAACAACTAAAACTAAAAGAAAAAGGAGGTAATAAAACGGTTTTAGAAGGTGTACCCGCTTCTCTCCCTTCTGTCGTTAAAGCACACCGTATCCAAGATAAAGCACGTAACGTAGGTTTCGACTGGGAACAGCGCGACCAGGTATGGGATAAAGTACATGAAGAGTTTACCGAGCTAAAAGAGGAAATCGACAAGATGGATGCAGATAAAATGGAAGGTGAATTCGGTGATCTGTTTTTCAGCCTTATCAATGCTGCCCGCCTGTATAAAATCAATCCGGACAATGCATTGGAACGCACGAACCAAAAGTTCATCCGCCGTTTTAATTACCTGGAAGATCATACCATCAAAGAAGGACGCTCAC
- a CDS encoding protein-disulfide reductase DsbD family protein, producing MKKLFSVFLLVFVTLAVQAQIHQPVKWKIKLEDSKTAEKEVVFTATSEKGWHLYDMNLPEGGPVSTSFTFETLKGAELIGQPVSSVKPTVVYDELFAMDLRWYPGTVSFTQKVKITDPKKFKIEGEVEFMACNDETCLPPDRVSFAFDAKNTKLTLPADAPVVDKDDVTAEQPDTNQVLEEAVTLTTPDPAAKTEKVITSPAKIANALTDDAALWAPVVDDLKAFGDTTVTATDTSWLFIFFAGFLGGLIALLTPCVWPMIPMTVSFFLKRTKDRKKAIRDALTYGLSIIVIYLVMGLLITGIFGASALNDLSTNAIFNIIFFLLLVVFAISFFGAFEMVLPASWTTKLDSKADSTTGILSIFFMSFTLVLVSFSCTGPIIGTLLVQAASMGTAVGPAIGMFGFALALSIPFSLFAIFPNMLQSMPKSGGWLNSVKVVLGFLELALALKFLSVADLAYGWRLLDREVFIVLWIVIFVLLGLYLLGKIKFSHDSDVKYVSVPRLFMAIISFAFAMYMVPGLWGAPLKSISAFAPPLYTQDFNLYDDEVHAAFDDYEAGMAYAKRVNKPVMIDFSGFGCVNCRKMEASVWTDPKVKQLLEKDYVLITLMVDDKTKLPHPIEIEEHGKVRKLKTIGDKWSYLQRSKFGANAQPFYILLNDEGKPLGPSYAFNEDVSKYIQFLQNGLTQFKKEEK from the coding sequence ATGAAGAAACTCTTTAGTGTTTTTTTGCTGGTGTTCGTAACACTGGCTGTGCAGGCACAGATACACCAGCCTGTAAAGTGGAAAATAAAACTGGAAGACTCCAAAACTGCCGAAAAAGAAGTTGTGTTTACCGCAACCTCCGAGAAAGGATGGCACCTGTACGACATGAACCTGCCTGAAGGCGGACCCGTATCAACATCTTTTACATTTGAGACTCTGAAAGGAGCTGAATTGATCGGACAACCGGTTTCCTCCGTCAAACCGACGGTAGTATACGACGAATTGTTCGCCATGGACCTTCGCTGGTATCCGGGAACCGTATCGTTCACTCAAAAGGTAAAGATAACCGATCCGAAGAAATTCAAGATAGAAGGTGAAGTTGAATTTATGGCCTGTAACGACGAGACATGCCTGCCTCCCGACCGGGTAAGCTTCGCTTTCGATGCAAAAAACACAAAACTGACATTACCGGCCGATGCACCTGTCGTAGACAAAGACGATGTAACCGCCGAACAACCGGATACCAACCAGGTTCTTGAAGAAGCAGTAACTCTTACAACTCCTGACCCGGCAGCAAAAACTGAAAAAGTAATCACCAGCCCGGCTAAAATAGCTAACGCACTGACTGACGACGCAGCTCTCTGGGCTCCCGTTGTCGATGACTTGAAAGCTTTTGGCGACACTACGGTTACAGCAACCGATACCTCCTGGTTATTCATCTTCTTTGCCGGATTCCTCGGAGGATTGATCGCCTTGCTTACTCCTTGTGTATGGCCTATGATCCCAATGACAGTCAGCTTCTTCCTGAAACGGACCAAGGATCGTAAAAAAGCAATACGCGACGCGTTAACTTATGGGCTTTCCATTATCGTTATATACCTGGTCATGGGATTACTGATTACCGGTATTTTCGGTGCCAGTGCCTTGAATGACTTATCTACCAACGCAATCTTCAATATCATATTCTTCCTGCTGCTGGTGGTATTTGCCATATCGTTCTTCGGAGCATTTGAAATGGTATTGCCGGCTTCATGGACAACCAAGCTGGATAGTAAAGCAGATTCAACCACTGGTATATTGAGTATCTTCTTTATGTCGTTTACGTTGGTATTGGTATCCTTCTCATGTACCGGTCCGATTATCGGAACATTATTGGTACAAGCAGCTTCGATGGGTACAGCAGTTGGCCCGGCTATCGGAATGTTCGGGTTTGCACTGGCTTTATCGATTCCGTTCAGCTTGTTCGCAATCTTCCCGAATATGCTGCAAAGTATGCCGAAATCAGGGGGATGGCTGAACTCCGTAAAGGTAGTTTTAGGCTTCCTCGAACTGGCGTTGGCATTGAAGTTCCTTTCTGTTGCCGACCTGGCATACGGATGGCGCTTACTTGACCGTGAAGTATTTATCGTATTGTGGATTGTTATTTTTGTATTGCTCGGCCTTTACCTGCTTGGCAAGATCAAATTCAGTCACGACAGCGATGTAAAATATGTATCTGTCCCCCGCCTGTTTATGGCAATTATCTCGTTTGCATTCGCCATGTATATGGTTCCGGGACTTTGGGGGGCACCTCTGAAATCGATCAGTGCCTTCGCTCCTCCTTTGTATACGCAGGATTTCAACTTGTATGATGACGAAGTACATGCCGCTTTCGATGACTATGAAGCCGGTATGGCCTATGCCAAACGAGTGAACAAACCGGTTATGATCGATTTCTCCGGTTTCGGTTGCGTAAACTGCCGTAAGATGGAAGCATCCGTATGGACAGACCCGAAGGTAAAGCAACTATTGGAGAAAGATTATGTACTGATCACATTGATGGTAGATGATAAGACTAAATTGCCTCATCCGATTGAAATTGAAGAACATGGTAAAGTGCGCAAGTTGAAAACGATCGGCGACAAATGGAGTTATCTCCAGAGAAGCAAGTTCGGAGCAAATGCCCAGCCATTCTATATTCTTTTGAATGACGAAGGTAAGCCGCTCGGCCCGTCGTATGCATTCAACGAAGATGTATCAAAATACATCCAGTTCCTGCAAAACGGACTGACACAATTCAAGAAAGAAGAAAAGTAA
- a CDS encoding RluA family pseudouridine synthase: MRRRSGYKDTNQKKAPRGRKVAVKEENTLLPFLFQLLSEQSKSSVKALLAHGQILINGKVTSQFNAPLVPGDEVEISYERGKVEFSNPLLHIVWEDDDLIVVNKKEGLMSVSSDRVKERTAYHLLSDYVKKTDPKNKIFVLHRLDRDTSGLMMFAKNQRVQKALQSNWNSAITARSYVAVVEGRPEKDTDLIVSNLTENAKMQVYVTAVGDGKEAITRYHQLHSNGHYSLLELDLETGRKNQIRVQMESIGHPIAGDNKYGAETDPAGRLMLHARRLFFIHPTTGEEMRFETRIPTTFTSLAK, from the coding sequence ATGAGAAGACGCTCAGGTTACAAAGACACAAATCAAAAAAAAGCCCCTCGCGGACGCAAAGTTGCGGTGAAGGAAGAGAATACACTGCTTCCTTTCCTGTTCCAATTGTTGAGCGAACAGAGCAAAAGTTCCGTCAAGGCCTTACTTGCCCACGGACAAATCTTGATAAACGGGAAAGTCACTTCCCAGTTCAACGCTCCTTTAGTGCCGGGAGACGAAGTCGAGATCAGTTACGAACGAGGGAAGGTGGAGTTCAGCAATCCTCTATTACACATCGTGTGGGAAGATGACGACCTGATCGTTGTCAACAAGAAAGAAGGACTTATGTCCGTCTCGAGCGACCGGGTAAAAGAGCGGACCGCCTATCACCTGTTGAGCGACTATGTAAAAAAGACAGACCCGAAAAACAAAATATTTGTTTTGCACCGGTTGGACCGCGATACTTCCGGGCTGATGATGTTTGCCAAGAATCAACGCGTACAAAAAGCGCTTCAATCGAACTGGAACTCGGCTATCACCGCTCGTAGTTATGTCGCTGTCGTAGAAGGACGTCCGGAAAAAGATACCGACCTGATTGTCTCAAACCTGACTGAAAATGCAAAAATGCAAGTATACGTAACAGCTGTAGGCGACGGAAAAGAGGCTATCACCCGCTATCACCAGCTACACAGCAACGGTCATTATTCTTTACTGGAACTTGACCTGGAGACAGGCCGCAAAAACCAGATACGTGTCCAGATGGAGTCTATCGGACACCCTATTGCCGGCGATAATAAGTACGGCGCCGAAACTGATCCTGCCGGACGGCTGATGCTTCATGCCCGACGACTCTTCTTTATCCATCCGACAACGGGTGAAGAGATGCGTTTTGAAACGCGTATCCCTACTACATTCACATCATTAGCTAAATAA
- a CDS encoding vWA domain-containing protein — translation MKTKTTIISLLTAAILAGGLFLLVKKQIPETKEVVNIDNTAVAICPAKQPVEEKPLICTPPPVPHPAQAEIQTQKTAKAQAEVLSIVEDAAPIIAEEEVVCCEALVTTSSSYNYDQGTNRNEYNQLAENKFRKVNNEPLSTFSIDVDAASYGTIRRYINEGQNPPADAVRVEELINYFSYNYEKPGGKDPVNITTEVGPCPWNKENRLVRIGLKAKEIPSENLPASNLVFLVDVSGSMYGPDRLGLVKSSLKLLINNLREEDRVAIVVYAGEAGVVLPSTSGSNKQKIREALDELTAGGSTAGGAGIQLAYDIARKNYIREGNNRVILCTDGDFNVGVSSSEGLERLVEKERKSGVFLTVLGYGMGNYKDSKMQVLAEKGNGNHAYIDNIQEANKTLVHEFGSTMYAVAKDVKLQIAFNPDQVQEYRLVGYESRLLNNRDFNDDTKDAGEMGAGHTVTAFYEIKPNNAPRTMQFAEPELLAIRLRYKAPDSDVSQLIETKLKASGNNKLSPDFYFASAVAMFGQLLRNSEYKGTGSYNQVISLAQSGLVNDRQGYKREFIRLVETMNGLTTATSTIIPVCITLPTTYYD, via the coding sequence ATGAAAACGAAAACAACAATCATCAGCTTACTTACGGCAGCTATCCTGGCTGGCGGTCTGTTTCTTCTTGTAAAAAAGCAGATACCGGAAACCAAAGAGGTAGTAAACATAGACAACACAGCTGTCGCAATCTGTCCGGCCAAACAACCTGTCGAAGAAAAACCGTTAATCTGTACGCCTCCTCCGGTTCCGCATCCGGCTCAGGCTGAGATACAAACACAGAAAACAGCGAAGGCACAGGCAGAGGTTCTCTCTATCGTTGAAGACGCAGCTCCTATCATTGCAGAAGAAGAAGTCGTTTGTTGCGAAGCTTTGGTGACCACATCTTCATCCTATAATTACGATCAGGGGACAAACAGGAACGAATATAACCAATTGGCAGAAAACAAATTCAGGAAAGTCAATAACGAACCGCTTTCTACTTTCTCGATCGATGTCGATGCCGCTTCTTACGGGACGATCCGGCGTTATATCAATGAAGGGCAAAATCCTCCGGCCGATGCTGTCCGCGTAGAAGAATTAATTAATTATTTCTCCTACAATTACGAGAAACCAGGAGGAAAAGATCCTGTAAATATCACCACCGAAGTAGGACCATGTCCCTGGAATAAAGAAAATCGTCTGGTGCGTATCGGGTTAAAAGCGAAAGAGATTCCTTCTGAAAATCTACCGGCTTCCAATCTGGTTTTCCTTGTAGACGTATCAGGTTCTATGTATGGGCCGGACCGTCTGGGATTGGTTAAGTCATCCCTGAAACTCCTGATCAATAATCTGCGGGAAGAAGATCGCGTAGCCATCGTGGTATATGCCGGAGAAGCAGGTGTGGTACTTCCATCCACCTCCGGAAGTAATAAGCAAAAAATACGTGAAGCACTCGACGAACTGACGGCAGGAGGTTCGACTGCCGGTGGTGCCGGTATCCAACTTGCCTACGATATTGCACGGAAGAATTATATCCGGGAAGGGAACAACCGCGTGATACTCTGTACCGATGGCGATTTCAATGTGGGAGTATCATCTTCCGAAGGATTGGAACGATTAGTCGAAAAAGAACGTAAAAGCGGTGTATTCCTAACCGTTCTGGGTTATGGAATGGGGAATTATAAAGACAGTAAGATGCAGGTACTTGCCGAAAAGGGAAACGGTAACCATGCTTATATCGACAATATTCAGGAAGCAAACAAAACGCTCGTCCATGAGTTTGGTAGTACAATGTATGCCGTAGCCAAAGACGTGAAGTTACAGATCGCTTTCAATCCCGATCAGGTACAGGAATATCGTCTGGTCGGTTACGAAAGTCGCTTATTGAATAACAGGGATTTCAACGACGACACCAAAGATGCCGGTGAAATGGGTGCCGGACATACGGTAACGGCTTTTTATGAAATAAAGCCGAACAATGCTCCCCGCACCATGCAGTTTGCAGAACCGGAGTTACTGGCTATACGCCTGCGCTACAAAGCTCCTGACAGCGACGTCAGCCAATTGATCGAGACTAAATTGAAAGCAAGCGGCAACAACAAGCTTTCCCCCGATTTCTATTTTGCATCAGCAGTCGCCATGTTCGGCCAGCTACTGCGTAACTCCGAATACAAAGGAACAGGCTCATATAATCAGGTGATCTCTCTGGCACAAAGCGGACTAGTAAATGATCGCCAAGGTTACAAACGGGAATTTATCCGGTTGGTAGAAACAATGAACGGACTGACTACTGCAACGAGTACTATCATTCCTGTTTGTATTACTCTCCCCACTACATACTACGATTAA
- a CDS encoding RNA polymerase sigma factor, producing the protein MLFFRRNISTYSDSELLQLYKETGKSDYFGELYNRYIPLLYGLCLKYLQEEEKAQDAVMQLFEDLLPKLSRYEIREFRTWIYSVAKNHCFQLLRKENPEIATDFDRQFVESYDLLHLLDKEETSDDARTAALKHCLEKLPEPQQRCILSFFMEEMSYVDIVEQTGYQLKSVKSYIQNGKRNLKSCIEKRMAQ; encoded by the coding sequence TTGCTGTTTTTCAGACGTAACATATCAACCTATTCAGATAGCGAACTGCTGCAATTATATAAGGAAACCGGGAAAAGCGATTATTTCGGTGAACTGTATAATCGCTATATCCCATTGCTATACGGGTTGTGTCTGAAATATTTGCAGGAAGAAGAGAAAGCACAGGATGCTGTCATGCAATTGTTCGAAGACCTGCTGCCGAAGCTTTCGCGTTACGAGATTCGGGAGTTCAGAACCTGGATTTACAGTGTGGCAAAGAACCATTGCTTCCAGCTGTTACGAAAAGAAAATCCCGAGATAGCAACCGATTTCGACCGGCAATTTGTGGAATCGTACGATTTATTGCATCTATTAGATAAAGAAGAAACGAGTGACGATGCCCGTACGGCAGCTCTCAAGCACTGTCTGGAGAAGCTGCCCGAACCACAGCAACGTTGTATCCTGTCTTTTTTTATGGAAGAAATGTCGTACGTCGATATCGTAGAGCAGACCGGGTATCAGCTTAAAAGCGTAAAAAGTTATATTCAGAATGGCAAACGCAATCTGAAAAGTTGTATTGAAAAGAGAATGGCGCAATGA
- a CDS encoding energy transducer TonB: MKSLLQYIQGSRKGKEAHRLEKEAMKDPFLADALDGFQTVEGNHVESIEAMRRRISRRTRSQRDQIAKWSIAASLLICLGFGSYFWFNRDAAMPKELQSMVIQEEAVTPPLPPEPVIAQAAATGELQEETEAMQKKAPTATKKPEAKMRQATPTPAPLAAAPARAEVLSIVEDDADVAEMIVAEEEVAMDATMARAPIHRPEPVIGYKAYEEYLRKELIHPQDSTCKGVTGTVVVAFHINEKGRPVDLEVKRSLCASADKEALRLIEKGPDWKVDTTRVIVPVLFAP, from the coding sequence ATGAAAAGTCTGTTGCAATACATACAAGGTTCACGAAAAGGCAAGGAAGCCCATCGCCTGGAAAAAGAGGCGATGAAAGATCCTTTTCTGGCCGATGCACTGGATGGTTTTCAGACAGTGGAGGGCAACCATGTGGAAAGTATCGAAGCAATGCGTCGCCGTATCTCCCGCCGTACTCGTTCCCAAAGAGATCAGATCGCGAAATGGAGTATTGCTGCCAGCTTGTTGATTTGTCTGGGATTTGGCAGTTACTTTTGGTTCAACAGAGATGCCGCTATGCCGAAAGAGTTACAGTCGATGGTTATACAGGAAGAAGCTGTGACACCGCCACTTCCTCCTGAACCGGTGATAGCCCAGGCTGCTGCTACCGGCGAATTACAGGAAGAAACGGAAGCGATGCAAAAGAAAGCTCCAACAGCAACAAAAAAGCCCGAAGCTAAAATGCGGCAGGCAACCCCTACGCCGGCTCCTTTGGCTGCTGCTCCTGCGAGAGCTGAAGTCTTGTCTATCGTTGAAGATGATGCCGATGTAGCAGAAATGATCGTGGCGGAAGAAGAAGTAGCGATGGATGCAACTATGGCTCGTGCCCCGATACACCGGCCGGAACCCGTTATAGGCTATAAAGCCTATGAAGAATATTTGCGTAAAGAATTGATTCACCCACAGGACTCAACCTGTAAAGGGGTGACCGGAACTGTCGTTGTTGCATTCCATATCAATGAAAAAGGCCGTCCGGTCGATCTGGAAGTCAAACGAAGCCTGTGCGCATCAGCAGACAAGGAAGCACTTCGCCTGATCGAAAAAGGTCCGGACTGGAAAGTGGATACGACCCGGGTTATTGTTCCTGTCCTTTTCGCTCCGTAA
- the tnpC gene encoding IS66 family transposase, with protein MKDTVSDIVDILRQAYRNENIMKEENVVLKGENEALRIENALLKERLEHYEKPQLDSQNSNIPPSRESLKAQAIRRTRSLRVSSGKKPGGQVGHTGNTLLKSEKPDEVQTHNPIYCAQCGNSLQEIDGSAYEIRQSIDIPLPIRPKITDHIGIEKRCTCGHCNRADFPSHVKPGVSYGVNIHALVAYLSTAQHIPFKRLAEVLNDFYGLQMSQGSVSNILNRMRKQGLIKYNEIKQEIQSSPVVGADETCMRLNKNLYWMWVFQNELSTFVFPHSSRGKAAIDSEFSDGLPNSLLVTDCHSSYFNMKTAGHQICLAHLLRKLIYLTVLDEKQDWSVRMLALLRESIHLQKSDNYSVSGIADIKERYKKLMEEDISHLWHDFREFRNGLSPHSEHLFVFLENLHVPPDNNASERSIRPLKVKQKVSGQFKSGEGASAFCVLHSIINTARKKKQDPFLTLIDIAKNVISYQS; from the coding sequence ATGAAAGATACAGTGTCAGATATCGTAGATATACTTCGCCAGGCATATCGCAATGAGAATATCATGAAGGAAGAGAACGTGGTGTTGAAGGGTGAAAATGAGGCATTACGCATAGAGAATGCGTTGCTAAAAGAACGCCTTGAGCATTACGAGAAGCCTCAATTGGACAGTCAAAACAGTAATATACCTCCTTCCCGAGAGAGCTTAAAAGCACAAGCGATACGTCGCACCCGCTCCCTGCGGGTTTCATCCGGAAAGAAACCTGGAGGACAAGTGGGGCATACAGGAAACACTTTGCTCAAGAGCGAAAAGCCCGATGAGGTTCAAACCCACAATCCGATCTATTGTGCTCAATGTGGCAATTCACTGCAAGAGATAGACGGTTCTGCATACGAGATACGTCAGAGCATCGATATACCTCTTCCGATAAGGCCTAAAATCACTGATCATATAGGCATTGAGAAAAGATGCACATGCGGTCATTGCAATCGCGCCGATTTCCCTTCGCATGTAAAACCGGGAGTCAGTTATGGTGTAAACATACACGCATTGGTTGCCTATCTGAGCACGGCACAGCATATACCCTTCAAGCGTCTGGCGGAGGTTTTAAACGACTTTTATGGCTTGCAAATGAGCCAGGGCAGCGTGTCGAATATATTGAATCGCATGCGTAAGCAAGGACTCATCAAGTATAATGAGATAAAGCAGGAAATACAATCTTCGCCTGTAGTGGGTGCAGACGAAACGTGTATGCGTCTAAATAAGAACTTGTATTGGATGTGGGTTTTCCAAAATGAATTGTCCACCTTTGTTTTTCCTCATTCATCACGTGGGAAAGCGGCCATTGACAGTGAGTTCTCTGATGGCCTACCTAATAGTCTGTTAGTGACCGATTGCCATTCGTCTTATTTCAACATGAAGACTGCCGGTCATCAAATCTGCCTGGCGCATTTACTGAGGAAATTAATATATCTGACAGTCTTGGATGAAAAACAAGATTGGTCTGTGCGAATGTTAGCTTTACTAAGAGAAAGCATCCATTTACAGAAGAGCGATAATTATTCAGTGTCAGGTATAGCGGATATAAAGGAACGCTATAAAAAGCTTATGGAAGAAGACATAAGCCACCTGTGGCATGATTTTCGCGAGTTCAGAAATGGACTATCACCACACTCCGAGCATCTGTTCGTGTTTCTGGAAAACCTTCATGTGCCACCTGACAACAATGCCAGTGAACGCTCGATTCGTCCATTGAAAGTCAAACAGAAAGTCAGTGGTCAGTTCAAATCCGGTGAAGGTGCGAGTGCTTTTTGTGTGCTACATTCCATAATAAATACGGCAAGGAAAAAGAAACAAGACCCCTTTCTGACTCTTATTGACATTGCCAAGAATGTGATCAGTTACCAATCGTAA
- a CDS encoding RNA polymerase sigma-70 factor → MNYIQSDFERIYKLYYPKMFGFAKNYVLADEDAENIVQDVFLVLWEKKDELEITYTLTTYLFTLVKNRCLNFLRHKLIEEEYNIQMKEELGFKLYALESLDYSYHSETELQEVVKRALDALPERCREVFIKSRIEGLKYKEISEELGISINTVENQIVTALKKLRVELKDYLPLLLFLVK, encoded by the coding sequence ATGAATTATATTCAAAGTGATTTTGAAAGGATATATAAGTTGTACTATCCGAAGATGTTTGGATTTGCCAAAAACTATGTTTTGGCAGATGAAGACGCCGAGAATATAGTACAGGATGTTTTTTTGGTGCTTTGGGAAAAAAAAGATGAACTTGAAATTACTTATACTCTGACTACCTATTTATTTACTCTTGTTAAAAACAGATGTCTGAATTTTTTGCGGCATAAGCTAATAGAAGAAGAATATAATATCCAGATGAAGGAAGAACTGGGTTTCAAATTATACGCTTTGGAATCGCTGGATTATTCATATCATTCTGAAACGGAATTGCAGGAAGTTGTTAAACGGGCACTTGATGCTCTCCCGGAACGTTGTCGCGAGGTTTTTATTAAGAGCCGCATAGAGGGATTAAAGTATAAAGAAATATCGGAAGAACTTGGTATTTCCATCAATACAGTTGAAAATCAAATAGTCACAGCTTTGAAAAAACTACGTGTAGAACTTAAAGATTACCTGCCTTTGCTTCTATTTCTTGTTAAATAA
- a CDS encoding FecR family protein, with translation MLDLLSKYLTGNISSEEKQTLFQQLKGDSCYRKEAADMQNLSALISMAEEDHMASDVQYSSFVSLRRKRTIFSSIRKIAGYAAIMVFSVLSTYLLTTYLGDENNNLARYQEFSTPAGQRAKVLLTDGTEVWLNANSKLRYPERFGLKQREVELYGEAFFEVEKDTEKPFVVKTSKMDIKVTGTKFNVSAYGSEKYFVTSLLEGSVSVSCANDRSRSYTLCPKQQIVVSDQSSEVSLFENTDFMSWKDGVFIFDDMLLIDIIKKLELYYDVSIIVKNTKLGNFRYTGKFRQRDGVEGVLKKLQIVYPFTYTKDDDRNQILLQ, from the coding sequence ATGTTGGATTTATTATCAAAATATTTGACAGGAAATATCTCTTCCGAAGAAAAACAAACTCTTTTCCAGCAATTGAAAGGAGATTCTTGTTACAGGAAAGAAGCAGCCGATATGCAAAATTTGTCAGCTCTTATATCTATGGCAGAAGAAGATCATATGGCTTCTGATGTACAGTATAGTTCATTTGTCAGTTTACGTAGAAAACGTACCATCTTTTCTAGTATCCGGAAAATTGCGGGTTATGCAGCTATCATGGTTTTCTCTGTGTTATCGACTTATTTACTGACGACCTATCTCGGAGACGAAAATAATAATTTGGCTCGTTATCAGGAATTCTCTACACCGGCAGGACAGCGGGCAAAGGTTTTACTGACAGATGGTACGGAAGTTTGGTTAAACGCGAATTCAAAATTACGCTATCCGGAACGTTTCGGTTTAAAACAGCGGGAAGTCGAATTGTATGGAGAGGCTTTTTTTGAAGTGGAAAAGGATACGGAAAAGCCTTTTGTCGTTAAAACGAGTAAAATGGATATAAAAGTGACCGGAACGAAATTTAATGTGAGTGCCTATGGTTCTGAAAAATATTTTGTGACTTCGTTGTTGGAGGGAAGTGTTTCTGTTTCTTGTGCGAATGACAGGAGCCGTAGTTATACACTATGTCCGAAACAACAAATTGTTGTATCCGATCAGTCTTCGGAAGTCTCTTTATTTGAGAATACCGATTTCATGTCCTGGAAAGATGGAGTGTTCATTTTTGATGATATGCTATTAATAGATATTATAAAGAAATTGGAACTCTATTATGACGTTTCAATTATTGTGAAAAACACGAAACTAGGTAATTTCCGTTATACAGGAAAGTTCAGGCAACGGGATGGAGTAGAAGGTGTTTTGAAAAAATTGCAGATAGTATATCCGTTCACCTATACGAAGGATGATGATCGTAATCAGATTCTTTTGCAATAG